Genomic segment of Methanobrevibacter woesei:
GACTTATGAACCTTCAAACTATGTTTTAATTGATGATGTTCAAAAAGCAAATGAAATATCCAAAGTAAGATGTGTTGGAATGACCTTTGAAACACGCCCCGACTTCTGTAAAGAAGAACATGTTAATAGAATGTTAAAAATGGGAGTTACAAGGGTGGAACTTGGTGTTCAAACCTTATACGATGATATTTACAAGAAAATCAAAAGAGGCCATACCTTACAAGATACAATTGATGCCAACAGAATTTTAAGGGATTCTGCAATTAAAGTAGCTATGCATATGATGCCTGGATTATTTTTAAGCCCTGAAGAAGATTTAAAAATGTTTAAAAAATTATTTAGTGATGATAATTTTAAACCAGACATGCTTAAAATATACCCTTGCCTTGTAACTAAAGGTAGTGAATTATATGATCTGTGGAAAGAAGGCAAATATGAACCATATAACGATGAAGAAGCCGTAGAATTAATTGTTAAAATTAAGGAAATTCTTCCAAAATGGGTTAGAACAATGCGTATTCAAAGAGATATTCCTTCAACCTTAATTGATGCAGGTGTTCAAAAATCAAATCTTGGAGAATTAGTTTACAACAGGTTAGATGAAGAAAATATTAATTGTAAATGTATCCGTTGTCGTGAAATAGGACATAAAAAAACAACTAACAATTACACAATTGATGATTATCAGCTATTTAAAGAATCATATAAAGCTTGTGAAGGTGAAGAAACCTTTATCTCAGTTGAAGATTACAACGAAGAAACAATCGCTGGATTTTTAAGATTAAGAATGCCTTCTTCTAAAGCACATCGTCCTGAAATTGACAAAACCAGTGCTCTTGTTCGTGAATTACATGTTTATGGTAATTTAATACAGATTGGTAAACAAGGCCCATCTGTAGGACAGCATACTGGATTTGGAGAGAAATTATTAAAAGAAGCTGAAAATATAGCTATTGACAATGGAAAAGAAGAAATATCTATAATTAGTGGAATTGGAACAAGAAATTACTACCGTAAATTTGGTTATGAAAGAAAAGGACCCTATATGAGCAAAAAATTAATATAATTAATTAAGAAAACTTTATATATAATTATTCGTATAATTACTAACAATACTTAGGGAACGTGAGTTATATGTATCAAATAAAAAATTCAAAAGAATTAGCAAATGTAATTGAATATACAAATTTAAACAATACTGCAACTGAAGCTGAAATGAAAGAATTTCTTGAAAGAGCAAAGGAATTTGACTTTCGTGCAGTTGTAATAAATCCTACATTTGTACCGCTTGCTAAAGAGGCATTAAAAGATACAAATATAAAAGTAGTTACTGTAATTGGTTTCCCATTAGGATTTGAAAGTACTGAATCAAAAATAGGAGAAGCAAAAGCTGCTATTGACAATGGTGCAGATGAATTAGACATGGTTGTTAATTTAAGCTATGTCAAAGATAAAAAATATGATAAAATCAAAGAAGAAGTCTCTAAAGTTAAGGAATTATTAGGAGACAAAATCTTAAAAGTAATTATTGAAACACAAGCTTTAGAAGACAGCGAAAAAGCAGAAGTTTCAAAAGCTATTGAAGAAGCTGGTGCTGATTATATTAAAACTTCAACAGGATTTGTAAGTGCACCAACAATCTATGAAACAGTAAATGACATCAATATTGTTCAAAGATATGCACCTTCAATTAAAATCAAAGTATCCAGCGGTGCAGACACTTATAAAATAGCTAATCAAATTTTAACAGCTGGTGCTGATACTATTGGAACAACAAATGGGTATCAAATTGTAAAAGATTACCGTAATTTAAGAGAAAATACCCAAGTAACTCCAAAACCAATAACTTTTAGTGATGATGAATAAAAGTTATTCTTCTTTTTTTCTTTTTATTTACCAATTTTAATTTCAATAAAACCTATTTTTATAAATAATCTCTTAATTTAAATCAAAAATAGCTATACAAAATAAATTCAAGAGAATAAATAATATAAAATTAATTTTTAAAAAAGAATCTAAAAAAGAGTATTAACAATGCCGTGGGCCGGACTTGAACCAGCGACATCTAGATCTTCAGTCTAGCGTTCTCCCAACTGAACTACCACGGCAAATGGACCGAACGAGATTCGAACTCGTGATCTCCTCCATGTCAAGGAGGAATCATACCCCTAGACCACCGGTCCTTCACAACAATTTATTATTTGTAAAAACATATATATAAATGTTTTTATTTATTGCCTCAGAACCAAAACTAGAGGAACTAAAAAAATAATAAAAATTGACCAAAAATGGCCAATAGAATTAAAACATACTGTAAAAAACTTATTTGATAGCTAATTTGATATCTTCAGCTTTTACAGTTTTTCTACCAGTGTGGCGTGCGAAATCTACAGCTTTTTTAGCGATTTCTTCACCTTTTTCTTCTAATGCTTCAGCTAATGCAATTTTTGCATCATCAGAAATTCTTTGTGCTCCAGCATTTTTTAAGATACGACCAACTGGTGCAATTGGTAATTCACTCATTTATTACACCTCCTAGTTAATTAATGGTCCAACATAGTATATAAACCTAACGGTTAAAACCCATTATCTGAGAGTTATAGATAATACATAAACCATATAATAACTGAACTTACCTATTAAAAAATATTAAAGATTATAATAAAAATTAAAGGAAAAAAAATTATTAAAAATATAAATAAAGAACCGTTAAAAAAATATCAAAAATTATATTTTAAAAAAAAGTTATGTATGACTAAATTTTAAAATAAAAAATAATTATCGAATGATAATGTTTTACATAACAACGGTGCCTTTTAAATAAGTAGCTGTTGTTTCTGAAATTTTTATATTAACAAAATCCCCTAAATTAACATCATCAACAACAATAGGCAAATAAGAATCAGATTTAGCTATAAATCCACCTTTTGAGCCTTTTTCAACAACCACTGCTTTTTGGATGGAACCCAACAATTCCTCATTCTCCTTTTTTGTAATTTCCACTTTAAAATCAGACAAGAATTTAGATCTTTTTTTCATGACCTCATGAGGAACTTCTTTAAGTGAAGAAGAAATTGCACCTTTCCTATGTTGATATTTAGATAAATGAATTAAACTAGGTTTGACCTCATTAAGCAAATCACAAGTTAATTTAAAATCATCATCAGTTTCTGTAGGATAACCAACAATAATATCAGTAGCTAATGTCAAATTAGGAATCGCCTGTTTAAATTTATTTACAATATCTTTGTACTCTTCTACAGTATGCAATCTATTCATTTCTTTTAAAACTTTATCACTACCACTTTGAACAGGTAAATGAATGAAATTAAATACCTTAGGATGTTTAAATGCATCAATTGTTCCATCAAGATCGCGTAAAAGATTTCTAGGATGCATCATTCCAACACGAACACGGAAATCTCCTTCTAAATTAGCCACTTCTTCAATTAAATCAGATAATTTTTCACCAGTGTCCAAACCAAATGAAGCAGTATCTTGAGCAGTTAATTGAATTTCAACTGCACCATTATCAATAGCTAATTGAGCTTCTTTTTTAATATCTTCAATAGGGTAGCTATTTAGGGAACCTCTTGCAAAACGAGTACAGCAGAAGGTGCATACACCAGTACAACCTTCGCAGATTTGGATAATATGAACATAAGGATTATTTTTAACTTTAGAAAGTCCTACCTTACTATCTTTTGTAAAACCATGTTCCCTTACAATATTTCCATTACATGCTCCTTTAACAACATCAGCAACATGATTTAATTTATGCGGACCAATCCAACAACAATCAGGACCAACTTTTTCAAGTTTTTCACCATCAATTTCTACCATGCAGCCCCCAACAATCACTTTCTTATCAGGAAACTCTTTTTGTAGTTTTTGAATCCTGTAGGTTACTTTATTCTCGGTTGGTAGTTTTACATAGCAAGTATTAACAATGATGGCATCAGCATCTTCTATATTATCTGTTAAATCAATACCATTATCCTTCAATAAACCTGCCATGATTTGAGAATCAGCCTGATTATAAGTACATCCATATGTTTCTATAAATACTTTCATATTATCTTAACTTTTCTTTACAATGTATTTAGTCAAATCATAATCATAGTTATTAAGTTTAATAGGCTTAGAGTAGACTCTTTTAATAACAGAAGCCTTTGCAAAACCAGAAGTAGTTTTTCTTTCATTAGTTTTAATAACATGAATTTTAACAATGCGATTATCTATTTTAACTATATCTTCAGTAGCTATTTCAAAATCCCTATCTAAATCAAGTTTATATGAATCAACTTTTCCATGTAAATCAACAGAAAAACCAATACGTGCCGGAATTTCAACAGATGAAGCCCAAATAGTTTTAATATCTTCAATTAATGCTTTTTCAACCCTTTTTGCATTAGTTTCAATACTGGTAACTTCAACCTGACCTAATTCAGAGATAAGAACATCCCCAACTTCTAATTCATCATTAGGTGATAAATCAATGGTTGATTTGATAGATTGATCTTGTTCACTAATAATAATTCTATATGGTTTAGGTTTTTTAGCTGAAAAAGTATCCCTAAACACATGTTGGCAGTCATTACATCTTAATAATAACTCTTCAGTAAATTTCTTTTTTGTAGATTTTTGTTTTGAATTTAAAATCTCAACATCATCAGAACCGCAAATAGGACATTCCATTTTCATTACGCCCCCATAAAAAAATTAACCCTTTTCTTTTAAATAATGGTTAACAACACCACCATCATTAAGAATATCAAGCATGAAATCCTTAAAAGGTTCAAAAGTTACAGACTCCCCAGTAGTTTCATTAACTAAACTACCTTCAGATAAATCGATACTTATAATATCTCCATCTTTTGCTTCAATATCACTAATAATTACTGGAAGGCCAATGTTAATTGCATTCCTATAAAAAATTCTACCAAAAGATTTAGCAACAATTGCATCTACACCTGCTGTTTTAATAGCTACAGGAGCCTGTTCTCTTGAAGACCCACAGCCAAAATTCTCATCAGCAACAATTATATCTCCCTTTTGAACATTCTTTGTAAAATCTGGACGTTCAGTTTCAAGAACATGTTTAGCAAGATCTTCAGGATTAAAAGTCCTTAAATATCTTCCAGGAATAATAACATCAGTATCAATATTTTTATCAAAAGTCCATGTTTTTCCTTTAATTTTATCCATAAATATCCCTTCACTAATAAAAATTATAAATCTATGATTTTGTGTTTAATTATTGAATCAAATGATATTAAACTCTAATTTTAAATCAATATTTATTTTTTCAGATTAAACCTAATATTTCCTATAACACAATAAAGAATACAATTAAAATTAATTATATTTGAATGTGACTTGAATTATTAGAGCATACAATCTAATTATATTCTATTTTCAATTATACCTATCAAACATCCCTAAAGATAGAATATCCATTTGATTCAACTTCGTTAATCATAGATTATTTGAATTTTAGTCTTTACTGCTTTTAAGAGGAGTTGAAAACATTTCTTCAACAGATTCTCTATACATTGAATTCATAGTACAGAATGGGATAATTCTTCCATCTGGAGTTGCATAATGAATAACACATTTTTTAACTCTATCTTCATCAAAGTTAAAGGCATCCATAAAGTGCATACATGAAATAAGCATTGCATCTTTAGAGAAATCTCCTAAAGCATCATAAGACCTTTTAGTGAAGACATTTAATAAAATTCTTGAAATGTTTAAGTCTTCAGGTTTTTCACTTTTATCGATTAATTTAGGGAAATCTTTTGCAGCTCTAGCTAATACCCTTTTACTAATTCCAAATCCACCATTTTCAATCCTATCTGAGTAATTATTTAATAATTCAAATAATTTTTCAACATCTAAGAAACGAGTAATTGGAATTAATTTATTTAAAGTATTTTCATCCCCATCCTCTTCAATAAATACATAAGTACCTACACCACAATGTTGATGACAATTTAAGGTTACACTTGGATCTTCCCCTTCCATTGCACCAATAAATCTAGAAACAGATTCAACAGCTGAAGGAGAATAAAAATCAGTTGTTTTTACATCCCCATAAGTTTGTTCTTCAACTAATTGGAGGAAATCAGGAATTGTAACTCTTTGTTCTTCCACTTGGTCAGTTGGAGTTCTTCCAGAGAAAGATACTGGTTGGAAGTTTACACCATAAATAATATCTCTATTATCAAATGCAAACTTGATAATATCTCCTACTTGATGGTCATTAATACCTTTAACTAATGTTGGTACAAGAACAACCCCTAATCCTGCTTTCCTACAGTTTTCAATAGCTTTTTTCTTTTGATCAAGTAAATCTTTACCTCTACTTGCAATATATGGTTCTGGTGTTACACCATCAAATGATAAATAAACAGTGTTAAGACCTGCTTCTTTTAATTGTTTAGGAAGTTCTTCTTTTCTAGCTAATCTTAAACCATTAGTAGCTATTTGAACATGAGTAAATCCTTCTTCTTTAGCCATTGCAACAAGTTCTACAAGATCTTTACGTACTGTAGGTTCACCACCAGCATATTGAATAGCTGGAGTTGGATGAGGTTTTAAATTTCTTAAATTTCTAAGCATGTCACGTATTTCATCTTGTGTTGGCTCATATAACCTACCAGATGCTGCAGCATTAGCAAAACAAATTGGACATTTTAAATTACATCTATTAGTAACATCAATTAATCCTAATACTGTAGAAGTCTCATGGTTTTCACAAAGTCCACAGTCATTTGGACAGCCAAAAGAACCTTGAACCATAGGATTTTCAACAGAACGAATTGATGGTTCATATTTATTTGCACGATTGTATAAATCAGCACTAGACCAATATGTATTTACAAACTCACCATGCTCATCACAAGTTTTTTTAATTAGAATTTTTCCATCTTCTTCATAAACTTCAGCATCAAGTGGTTTTGAACATACTGGACATAGGCTTTTAGTCATTTTAATACTCAAAAAATCACCTTAATTAAATCTGAAAAAATAAAATCAATAATAATATTATAATATTATTATATATCTTAATAATTTATTATTATAATTCATATTTATACTTTGTTAAAAAATAAAGTTGTTTAATACTATAAGTTTAATAATTATATTGTATATAATTAATATTAATTAGAAATTAAGAGGGAAAGAATGGTAGAGACAATTTATTTACCCATTGCAGTCTTAATTACAACACTTTACTTTTTATTACCTGCCTATTTATCCAATAGTAGCGGATTGATATTCGGTGGAGGCATTCCTGTTGATTTTGGAAAAACTGATAAAAATGGCGTTAGATTAATAGGCGATGGCTGTACCTGGAGAGGATTAATAGCAGGAGCAATTGTGGGAACTCTTGTTGGCGCCATTCAAGGATATTTCGGACCATATTTACTGGAAAACTTTGGAGAATATATTCTTACCCCTATCTGTAGTAACTTACATGAAGGAATACTTGTAGGATTCCTATTAGGTTTTGGAGCATTATTAGGTGATGCAATAGGAAGTTATATAAAAAGAAGAATTGGAATCCAACGTGGAAGACCTGCTCCGATTTTAGATCAATTAGATTTTATTATTATGGGATTAATCCTTGTATTGCCTATAATACATTTAAGCTTAGATTTTATAATCCTTTCATGTATTTTAACATTGATTATCCATTTACTAGCTAATACAATAGCTTATCTAATAGGAATAAAAGATGTATGGTATTAAAACCATAACAAAACTTTTTTTAATTTAAATATTTATTCATCATAACTGCAGTACCTACAGCAGGAGCTACAACACATTCTTCATCAGTTAAAATATCACCCATTGATTTAACTTCCAAACCAAGACTTTCTGCAGCTTTAGCATCTAAAATATCTTTTCCAAGCCCTGTTGTTATAACTAAATTCAATCCTTGTTTTTCAGATACCTGTTTAAGGCCATCAGCAATCTGTTTTACCTGTTCTTTATGAATAAACTTAGAAATTTCAACAACATCATCAGTAGAAATTGAATCTAAATCAGCACATAAAACTCTTGAAATTCTTCTCATACATTCAATTTTAGATTTACCTTCACCATCAAAGGTGTCACAAATATAATCTTTTTCATCAATTAAATCTAAAACTCTGTAAACATCAGCAGTCTGTGCAAATAACTCTGAAGCAACCCTATACTCTTTTCCATTTAATTCTACTTTATCTAAAAAACTAGCTAAGTTTGTTCTTAAAGTTCCGGTGTAGACAAGTTCACCAGTTGCAAGTCTTTCAAAATCAGAATTACCAATTGCACATTGTTTTCCATCTTTAATTGGAATAATATCAGTAGTTGTACTTCCAGTATCAATGAAAATACAATTTTCAGCTATTAAAGTAGCTATTTCACAGGTAGCAATCCAATTAGCAGCTGCTGCCTGAAGAGGATCTTTTTTTAAGTCCTCACTAGACAATACTCCTTTTAGAGTAATATAACCTACAGGACAATCAAAGAGCTCATCACATTTATTAACAACATCAAGAACCCCCTCTTTTTTAGTTACATATGCATCTACAAGTTCAGCTGTCATTGAGATACCAACAGCATCAATATCTTCAAAAGGACATATGTTTTCAATTAATTCCTTTAAAACACTAGCTAAATCATCATTATTGCTCCACATTGGAAGATATGCATAATCCACTTCAATATTTTTAATTTCACCATCTTCAAAATCAATAATAGCTAAATCAGTATTTGCTCCACCAATATCAAAACCTGCTACTTTCATTATAAATTACTCCTTATCAACATCAATTATTAAATTATTACCACTTTTTTTAAATACAACTGAACCTTCAAGAGAAATATCTTTTTCTATATCCCCAATAGCTATTTCACCATCTATTAATTTAATAATAGCTGATGCAATATTAAAATTAGTTATTTTTTGAATTCCCACATAAGGTGTTGTAAATCTAGAATTAATTTCAAGTAAATAAACTGGGAAATATCCATCATCACTTATACGTAAATCCACACCAACAAAACCTTTTAAACCATCAACATATTTTACAGCTTTAACTGCAGTATCAAATGCTTCTTTTTCAAATTCAGATTTAAAAGGAGACTGACCTCCAATATAAGTTCCCTTTTCATTTCTTATTTCAATAAATTGCTTATTTAGACATATTGGAATTACATTTTCCCCATCACAAATTAAACTAACACTTACATCAATCCCTTCAATATATTCCTGAACCAATATCCTGGAACCTGGCGGAAAAATCTTTTCTAAATCATAAGATAAATCATTAATATCTTCAATAATCTTTATATTTTCACAGTCAACACCAGTAACTGGTTTTATAATTATCTTAAGTTGGGTTAAGGGATCTTCAGCCTGCCATTTTTTATATAAATTAGTGAGGGCTCTTTTCCAATAACCTTTAGGATCGATTTTGAATTTAAATGTTCTTGGTTGAGGAACCACACCATACAACTCTTCAAAAAGCTCATATTTGTCAGAAGTTACATAACAAGCCTCAGCTGAAGAAGTGTAAAGTTTAACATTATTATCTTCAAGTATTTTAGTAAACTTATACAAATTGTTGTCATTTTCAGCAGCAATGAAAATAGCTCTTTTAAATTGTGCTGCATTTTCTAAAAGCCAATTTTCTAAAGGTTCATTGATTAAAATCGGAGATACATTTTCATAATCATTGACTAAATCTTTATAGGTTTCATTAATAACTAAATGAACTTCTTCATCTTTTAAATCATCCAATAAAGAAAAGATTAAAGCTTCTGCTTCAGAGATAATGCACTGATCTTTTTCACCAGAAGCTGTAAAATATTCAAATGCTAAAATAGGCTCACTGGAAGCAATCATAAGTAATCATCATGCCTTTTAAGTTTAATTCACTAGCTGGAAACTTCATAACTCCATTATCATATATCATATGAATTAATGATTGATTTTCTTTTTCAAAGTCTTCAACAGTAATATCTTCATCAATTAAAGCCATTTTTCTATTAAATGATGACATTATATCTTCTGGAGATTCTATTTTTAATAGTCCTTTATTATAGTAATCTTCAATAGCATCAAGAGTTAAAATAGAAGAGTTCCCATCACCATAAGGATTTTTAGCATTTCTCATATTATTTGCAAATTCTTCATCTTCAAGAATCTTACGTGCATTTTCCAGGATAACTTCTTTATCAGAACCTACCAAAATATTACCTCCAGCAGTAACAGTTTCTGGACGTTCTGTATTATATCTTAAAGTTAATGCAGGTACATTTAAAGTAATAGCTTCTTCTTGAAGACCTCCGGAATCAGTTAAGATTAAAGTAGACATTGAAGTTAATAATAAAAAGTCCAAATATCCTAAAGGCTTTATAATATGGACATGTTCTAAACTGTTTAACTTATCAAAGAGTCCAAAGTTTTCCAAAGTCTTTTTAGTTCTTGGATGGATAGGGAAAATAATATTCATATCATTTAGCTCTTCTAAAGCTCCAATAATTCCTTTTAACCTATGTTCATCATCTACATTTTCAGCCCTATGCATTGTTAAGGTTAAAATATTGTCCATATTTTCAATATCTAGATTAGCTAATGATTCTTCTTCAATTCCTCTTTTTTTAGCTATTTCTAAATGTCTGAAACATGCATCTACAACAGTATTTCCAGTTATAAATAATTTTTTATGAGAAATATTCTCTGCAAGCAAATTAATTGCTGATTCTTCTGTTGGAACAAAATACATTAATGAACAGACATCAGCAGCCATCCTATTAATTTCTTCAGGCATTGTCATGTCAAAAGAACGTAATCCTGCTTCAACATGTCCAACTGGAATATGTAATTTAGAAGCAACAAGAGCTCCTGCAAGTACTGCATTTGTATCTCCTTGAACAAGAACAATATCAGGTTTTTCATCAATCATAACTTCTTCAATACCCTGCATCATTAATCCAGTTTGTTTTCCATGAGATCCAGAACCCACATGAATATTATAATCTGGAGCAGGAATTTCCAAGTCTTTAAAGAAATTATCAGACATTTCCTTATCATAATGTTGACCAGTATGAAGAAGAACTAAGTCAATACCTCTTTTTCCAATTTCATCAATAATTGGCGCCATTTTAATAATTTCTGGCCTAGTTCCAAGTACAATAGCTATTTTCATTTTTATCACTAACTAAATATATTGTATAAATACCTTTTAAATTTTTATAAAAATTATTTCATTAGTAAAAATGGAATTTACACCTAAGCAATATTTTAAATAAATATTTTAAAAATAGGGAAAAAATAGAACTAGAAAAGTATTAATTTCCTTTTAAATCTTTCAAGCTTTTAATCATTGATTCACGAATTGCATACTTCTTTTGCAAGTCACATAAGCTGTCTGTTAAATCTCTTGTAAATCTCTCACAGGCATACTGATCATATTGGAATTTAACACCATCATATTCAACATTCATTAAAATTAAATAATCTGGTTCTAAAACTTTAATATTGGCTCTTGGTGCACCTTCAGGAGGATTTAAAAGTTTATTAACTTCTTCAATTTCCATTTTTCCAATAGCTACATCAACAAAAACTCTCATCATTTTACGAACCATATTCCATAAAAAGCTTTCACCATAAATATCTACAAAAATTGGAGTTAAAGGTTCATGTAAATTTGGAAAATCCTTTTTATGATAATCTTCGAGAGTAGGTTGACTTATTTTAATATCTGCTATTGTTCTAGTTGTTGTTTTTTGAAATCTTTTTGTAAAATTAGTAAAATTATGAGTTCCTTTAAATACTTCTGCAACTTCATTTAATTTATCAATATCTAAATCATCTCTAAATAATAAATAACGATATTGCCTCATTTCTGCATAACGTGGCTTGAAACCAAAACGAACAGGAGCTTTAGCTAAAATTTGGATATCATCAGGTAAACTATTATTAATTTCATTAACTCTTACTTCTTTTTCACTTTGAAAACTAATTACATTTCCTAAACTATGAACACCAGCATCAGTTCTTCCAGCTATTCTGAATCTAGATTTCTTTAAATCATCAATGTAGTCTAATTTACGTAGATGGTAGATTAATTCTTCCTCTACGGTTCTTAAATCTGGCTGTCTTTGAAATCCATGAAAATTAGTTCCAATATATCCAATTTTTAAAGCTGTTCTCTTCATATTACTTATATTATTAATTTCAGGATAAAAAGCTATTGTAAAAATCAAGCATAATGGGAACAACTATTAAATAATTTAAAATAAAAAATTATTTAGTCATACCTAAATTAAAGGTGAAATAATGAAGGATGAAATTATCAAAGACATGCTTGATTCATATTATTTTGGTGAAAAAGTAAAACTAAAAAAAGAAGATTT
This window contains:
- a CDS encoding ATP-grasp domain-containing protein — its product is MIASSEPILAFEYFTASGEKDQCIISEAEALIFSLLDDLKDEEVHLVINETYKDLVNDYENVSPILINEPLENWLLENAAQFKRAIFIAAENDNNLYKFTKILEDNNVKLYTSSAEACYVTSDKYELFEELYGVVPQPRTFKFKIDPKGYWKRALTNLYKKWQAEDPLTQLKIIIKPVTGVDCENIKIIEDINDLSYDLEKIFPPGSRILVQEYIEGIDVSVSLICDGENVIPICLNKQFIEIRNEKGTYIGGQSPFKSEFEKEAFDTAVKAVKYVDGLKGFVGVDLRISDDGYFPVYLLEINSRFTTPYVGIQKITNFNIASAIIKLIDGEIAIGDIEKDISLEGSVVFKKSGNNLIIDVDKE
- the wecB gene encoding non-hydrolyzing UDP-N-acetylglucosamine 2-epimerase, whose amino-acid sequence is MKIAIVLGTRPEIIKMAPIIDEIGKRGIDLVLLHTGQHYDKEMSDNFFKDLEIPAPDYNIHVGSGSHGKQTGLMMQGIEEVMIDEKPDIVLVQGDTNAVLAGALVASKLHIPVGHVEAGLRSFDMTMPEEINRMAADVCSLMYFVPTEESAINLLAENISHKKLFITGNTVVDACFRHLEIAKKRGIEEESLANLDIENMDNILTLTMHRAENVDDEHRLKGIIGALEELNDMNIIFPIHPRTKKTLENFGLFDKLNSLEHVHIIKPLGYLDFLLLTSMSTLILTDSGGLQEEAITLNVPALTLRYNTERPETVTAGGNILVGSDKEVILENARKILEDEEFANNMRNAKNPYGDGNSSILTLDAIEDYYNKGLLKIESPEDIMSSFNRKMALIDEDITVEDFEKENQSLIHMIYDNGVMKFPASELNLKGMMITYDCFQ
- the truA gene encoding tRNA pseudouridine(38-40) synthase TruA, whose product is MKRTALKIGYIGTNFHGFQRQPDLRTVEEELIYHLRKLDYIDDLKKSRFRIAGRTDAGVHSLGNVISFQSEKEVRVNEINNSLPDDIQILAKAPVRFGFKPRYAEMRQYRYLLFRDDLDIDKLNEVAEVFKGTHNFTNFTKRFQKTTTRTIADIKISQPTLEDYHKKDFPNLHEPLTPIFVDIYGESFLWNMVRKMMRVFVDVAIGKMEIEEVNKLLNPPEGAPRANIKVLEPDYLILMNVEYDGVKFQYDQYACERFTRDLTDSLCDLQKKYAIRESMIKSLKDLKGN